A stretch of the Vitis riparia cultivar Riparia Gloire de Montpellier isolate 1030 chromosome 13, EGFV_Vit.rip_1.0, whole genome shotgun sequence genome encodes the following:
- the LOC117929341 gene encoding 60S ribosomal protein L35: protein MARIKVHELRGKTKADLLVQLKELKAELALLRVAKVTGGAPNKLSKIKVVRLSIAQVLTVISQKQKAALREAYKNKKFLPLDLRPKKTRAIRKRLTKHQESLKTEREKKREMYFPMRKYAIKV from the exons ATGG CGAGAATCAAGGTTCATGAGTTGAGGGGAAAAACAAAGGCGGACTTGTTGGTGCAGTTGAAGGAGTTGAAGGCCGAACTTGCTCTTCTCCGAGTTGCCAAGGTCACCGGTGGCGCACCAAACAAGCTCTCCAAGAT AAAGGTGGTGAGATTGTCAATTGCACAGGTATTGACAGTTATTTCACAGAAGCAGAAGGCTGCTCTGAGGGAAGCCTACAAGAACAAGAAGTTCTTGCCACTTGATCTGCGCCCCAAGAAGACCAGAGCCATTCGCAAGCGACTCACCAAGCATCAG gAGTCATTAAAGACAGAAAGGGAAAAGAAGAGGGAGATGTACTTCCCCATGAGGAAGTATGCTATTAAGGTGTAG